One window of the Eschrichtius robustus isolate mEscRob2 chromosome X, mEscRob2.pri, whole genome shotgun sequence genome contains the following:
- the PBDC1 gene encoding protein PBDC1 isoform X1, with protein MAATGGNDEVVSGELASVAHAVSLPAESYGNDPDIEMAWAMRAMQHAEVYYKLISSVDPQFLKLTKVDDQIYSEFRENFKKLRIDVLDPEELKSEAAKEKWRPFCLKFDGIVEDFNYGTLLRLNCSQGYTEENTIFAPRIQFFAIEIARNREGYNKAVYTSVQDKEEEKGANSGGDKGANNGGEEEKGTNREGEKEKTNKGGEKEKEAYKEINKSGETAM; from the exons ATGGCGGCGACCGGTGGAAATGATGAGGTG gtttccGGGGAACTGGCGTCTGTGGCGCACGCTGTTTCTCTCCCAGCCGAGTCTTACGGCAACGAT CCTGATATTGAGATGGCTTGGGCCATGAGAGCAATGCAGCATGCTGAAGTCTACTACAAA CTGATTTCATCAGTTGACCCACAGTTCCTGAAACTCACCAAAGTGGATGACCAAATCTATTCTGAGTTTCGGGAAAATTTTAAGAAACTCAGGATAGATGTATTGGACCCAGAAGAGCTCAAATCAGAAGCAGCTAAAGAG AAGTGGAGACCATTCTGTTTGAAGTTTGATGGGATTGTAGAAGACTTCAACTATGGTACTTTGCTGCGACTGAACTGTTCTCAGGGCTACACTGAGGAAAACACCATCTTTG CACCCAGGATACAATTTTTTGCCATTGAAATTGCTCGGAACAGGGAAGGTTATAACAAAGCAGTTTACACTAGTGTTCAGgacaaagaagaagagaaaggagccaaCAGTGGAGGAGACAAAGGAGCCAACAAtggaggagaagaagagaaaggaaccaacagagaaggagaaaaggagaaaaccaacaaaggaggagaaaaagagaaagaagcctACAAAGAAATCAACAAAAGTGGTGAAACAGCTATGTAA
- the PBDC1 gene encoding protein PBDC1 isoform X3, whose amino-acid sequence MAATGGNDEVVSGELASVAHAVSLPAESYGNDPDIEMAWAMRAMQHAEVYYKLISSVDPQFLKLTKVDDQIYSEFRENFKKLRIDVLDPEELKSEAAKEHPGYNFLPLKLLGTGKVITKQFTLVFRTKKKRKEPTVEETKEPTMEEKKRKEPTEKEKRRKPTKEEKKRKKPTKKSTKVVKQLCKVDREQHSRSCDSTEPTSTIMLLAQAPVVKCISLFTGRTCRRTSFWPNHQELQWLFSCMNWLEHY is encoded by the exons ATGGCGGCGACCGGTGGAAATGATGAGGTG gtttccGGGGAACTGGCGTCTGTGGCGCACGCTGTTTCTCTCCCAGCCGAGTCTTACGGCAACGAT CCTGATATTGAGATGGCTTGGGCCATGAGAGCAATGCAGCATGCTGAAGTCTACTACAAA CTGATTTCATCAGTTGACCCACAGTTCCTGAAACTCACCAAAGTGGATGACCAAATCTATTCTGAGTTTCGGGAAAATTTTAAGAAACTCAGGATAGATGTATTGGACCCAGAAGAGCTCAAATCAGAAGCAGCTAAAGAG CACCCAGGATACAATTTTTTGCCATTGAAATTGCTCGGAACAGGGAAGGTTATAACAAAGCAGTTTACACTAGTGTTCAGgacaaagaagaagagaaaggagccaaCAGTGGAGGAGACAAAGGAGCCAACAAtggaggagaagaagagaaaggaaccaacagagaaggagaaaaggagaaaaccaacaaaggaggagaaaaagagaaagaagcctACAAAGAAATCAACAAAAGTGGTGAAACAGCTATGTAAGGTAGACAGGGAACAGCACTCTAGAAGCTGTGATTCAACTGAGCCTACAAGTACCATTATGCTACTTGCACAGGCCCCTGTGGTCAAATGTATCTCCTTGTTCACTGGAAGGACATGCAGAAGGACATCTTTCTGGCCTAATCATCAGGAGCTGCAATGGTTGTTCTCTTGTATGAACTGGCTTGAACACTATTAG
- the PBDC1 gene encoding protein PBDC1 isoform X2, translating to MAATGGNDEVSGELASVAHAVSLPAESYGNDPDIEMAWAMRAMQHAEVYYKLISSVDPQFLKLTKVDDQIYSEFRENFKKLRIDVLDPEELKSEAAKEKWRPFCLKFDGIVEDFNYGTLLRLNCSQGYTEENTIFAPRIQFFAIEIARNREGYNKAVYTSVQDKEEEKGANSGGDKGANNGGEEEKGTNREGEKEKTNKGGEKEKEAYKEINKSGETAM from the exons ATGGCGGCGACCGGTGGAAATGATGAG gtttccGGGGAACTGGCGTCTGTGGCGCACGCTGTTTCTCTCCCAGCCGAGTCTTACGGCAACGAT CCTGATATTGAGATGGCTTGGGCCATGAGAGCAATGCAGCATGCTGAAGTCTACTACAAA CTGATTTCATCAGTTGACCCACAGTTCCTGAAACTCACCAAAGTGGATGACCAAATCTATTCTGAGTTTCGGGAAAATTTTAAGAAACTCAGGATAGATGTATTGGACCCAGAAGAGCTCAAATCAGAAGCAGCTAAAGAG AAGTGGAGACCATTCTGTTTGAAGTTTGATGGGATTGTAGAAGACTTCAACTATGGTACTTTGCTGCGACTGAACTGTTCTCAGGGCTACACTGAGGAAAACACCATCTTTG CACCCAGGATACAATTTTTTGCCATTGAAATTGCTCGGAACAGGGAAGGTTATAACAAAGCAGTTTACACTAGTGTTCAGgacaaagaagaagagaaaggagccaaCAGTGGAGGAGACAAAGGAGCCAACAAtggaggagaagaagagaaaggaaccaacagagaaggagaaaaggagaaaaccaacaaaggaggagaaaaagagaaagaagcctACAAAGAAATCAACAAAAGTGGTGAAACAGCTATGTAA